From Inquilinus sp. Marseille-Q2685:
CTGGCAATCCGCATCGGCAACGCCGGCGAACGGCCCTTCGACGCCCGCGGCCTGGCGGTCTGGATCAGCCCGCGCGACCTGGCCCAGCTGGTGCTGATCGGGCTGGAGCATCCCGACATCGATTGCACCGCGGTCTACGGCATGTCGGCCACCGACGCCGCCTGGTGGGACAACTCGGTCGCGACCGCGCTGGGCTACCGACCGCAGGATCGCACCATCGACTTCGCCGCGCCCGGGGCCTTCGAGACCAGGCCGTCGGCGGAGCTGCCACAGGTGACCGACCACTTCCAGGGCGGGTGGTTCAGCGCGCAGGGCCATGACGGCGTGGTGCGCCGCCGCCGCGTCTGGCGGAAGAGAAGCTGACCCCGAGCGTCACCGCCATCGCGTCACCCGGACGGGTCGAGCCGGGACCGGTCGATCCCCAGCCGCGCCATCTTCTCGTTCAGCGTCCGCCGCGGCAGGCCGAGGATCTCCATCGCCGCGGCGACCGACCCGCCGGTCTCGCGCAGCGCCGCCAGGATCAGGCTGCGCTCATAGGCGGCGACCCGCTCCGCCAGCCCGCCGCCCGTGTCCGCCGCCGGGTTCAGGATGTCCCCGGCTCCGGCGCCCGACAGGCCCATGGCGAAACGCTCGGCCGCCGCCTTCAGCTCGCGCACATTGCCAGGCCAGCCATGGCCCAGCAGGGCCGCGACCTCGGCCGACGACGGGCTGCGCCGGTCCAGCCCCAGCCGGTCGGCGGCGGCGCCGGCGAAGCGGCCGAACAGCAGCAGGATGTCGTCGCCGCGCTCGCGCAGGGGCGGGATCTCGATCTCCACCCCCGCCAGCCGGAAGAACAGATCCTCGCGGAAGGCGCCCGCCGCCGCCCGCTCGCGCAGGTCGGTCTTGGCCGCGGCGACCACCCGGATGTCGACCGGGATCAGCCGGTTCGATCCCAGCCGCTCCACCACCCGCTCCTGCAGCACGCGCAGCAGCTTGGCCTGGACCGAGGGCGGCATGCTCTCGATCTCGTCCAGCAGCACCGTGCCGCCGTCGGCATGCTCGAACTTGCCGATCCGGGCGGCGCGGGCGCCGGTGAAGGCGCCGGCCTCATGGCCGAACAGCTCGCCCTCGATCATCTCGGCCGGGATCGCGGCGCAGTTGATGGCGACGAAGGGCCGGTCGCGGCGCGGGCCGAAATCGTGCAGCGCCCGCGCCACCACCTCCTTGCCCGTGCCGGTCTCGCCGCGCACCACGACGTCGACCGGCAGCGCCGCCAGCTCGGCCACCAGCCGGCGCAGGCGGCGCATCGCCGGGGCGTCGCCGATCAGGGTGCCGGCCAGGGCGTCGTCCAGCCGGGTCTCCAGCTCGCTCACCCGGCGGCGCAGCCGGTGCTGCGAGGCGGCGTTGCGCAGCACCGCGGCGAGGTGGTCGGGCTCGTAGGGCTTGGTCATGAAGTCGAAGGCGCCGGCCTGCAGCGCCGCCACCGCCATCGGCACGTCGCCATGGCCGGTCAGCAGCACCACCGGCAGGCCCGGCCGCTCCGCCGCCAGCCGGCGCTGCAGCTCCAGCCCGCTCTCGCCCGGCATGCGGACGTCGGTCAGCACCGCGTCGGGGGCGAAGCCGTCGATCCGGCGCAGCGCCTCGGCCGCGGAGCGCGCGGTCTCGATGGTGAAGCCGCACAGGCCGAGCCACTGCTCGATCGACCCGGCGACCGACGGGTCGTCCTCGACGACCAGGATGCGGTGGGAGGTTTCGGTCATTCGGCGACGGTCTTCGCTTCGGCAAGCGGCAATGTCACGACAAAGGCGGTGCCGCCGAGATCGGACGGGCGATGGCTGATGCCGCCGCCATGGTCGCGGACGATGCGGTAGACGGTGGCGAGGCCCAGCCCGAGGCCGTCCCCCGCCTCCTTGGTGGTGACGAAAGGCTCGAACAGCCGGTCGCGGATCGCCGGATCGATGCCCGGGCCGGAATCCTCGACCGTCAGCCGGGCCGTGCCGCCACCGGTCTCGACCACAGCCCGGATCCGCCGCGTCTCGCGGCCGCGCACCGCGTCGATCGCGTTGCTGACGAGGTTCATCACCACCTGGTCCAGCCGCCCGGCCTCGCCCATCACCACCGCCGGGCCGTCCCCCGTCCGCTCGACCGCGATGCCGAGATCGGCCAGGCGATAGGCCAGGAGGCGCAGCACGCCGTCCAGCACCGCGGCCAGATCGACCGGCACGGAATCGTGCCCGTCGCGCCGGGCCAGGCGCTTCAGCTGGCCGGTCAGCCCGGCGACGCGGTCGACCGCCTCGGCCATCACGTCGATATTGGCGGCCACCTTCGCGGTCTCACCGCGGCCGGACAGCAGGCGGGTGCTGGCCAGATAGGTCTTCAGCGCCGCCAGCGGCTGGTTGATCTCATGCGCCAGCCCGGCGAAGGCCTGGCCCAGAGCGGCCAACTTGGCGGCCTGGACCAGGTCGTCCCGGGTGCGGTGCAGTTCCGCCTCGGCGCGGCGGCGTTCCTCGATCTCGTCCTCCAGCCGCCGGTTGGCGGCGGTCAGCGCCTCGGTCCGCTCGGCCACGCGGCGTTCCAGCTCGTCCTTGGACCGGCGCTCCGCAATGCGGGCGCGGCGGCGGGCACGCCACAGCACGGCGGCCAGCACCACGACGATCACGGCCAGGCCGGCGGCTGCCGCGGCGACCAGGGCGTTGGTCCGGGCCGGCCCCGGATCGGCCACGGCGATCAGCGACCAGCCATGGTCGGGCAGCGGCAGGGTGAACAGCAGCAGGTCGCCGCCGGCGCCGGGATCCAGCAGCCGGACCGACCGGCCCTGGTCGTCGGCTTCCGTCCGGCTGCGGAAGATCGGCCGGGTGACGGAAGGCAGCCCGGCATAGCGCCGCTCCGCCAGGATAGAGGCCTGGGCGCGGCCGTCGAGGGCGAAGAGCGGGCGGTAGCGCCAGCCCGGTCGGGCGGCGAGGAACAGGATGCCGTCGGCATCGGCGATGCCGAGCGTGGCGTCGGCCCCGGCCCATTCGCGCTCCAGCCCGGTGAGATCGACCTTGACCACGGCGA
This genomic window contains:
- a CDS encoding sigma-54 dependent transcriptional regulator — protein: MTETSHRILVVEDDPSVAGSIEQWLGLCGFTIETARSAAEALRRIDGFAPDAVLTDVRMPGESGLELQRRLAAERPGLPVVLLTGHGDVPMAVAALQAGAFDFMTKPYEPDHLAAVLRNAASQHRLRRRVSELETRLDDALAGTLIGDAPAMRRLRRLVAELAALPVDVVVRGETGTGKEVVARALHDFGPRRDRPFVAINCAAIPAEMIEGELFGHEAGAFTGARAARIGKFEHADGGTVLLDEIESMPPSVQAKLLRVLQERVVERLGSNRLIPVDIRVVAAAKTDLRERAAAGAFREDLFFRLAGVEIEIPPLRERGDDILLLFGRFAGAAADRLGLDRRSPSSAEVAALLGHGWPGNVRELKAAAERFAMGLSGAGAGDILNPAADTGGGLAERVAAYERSLILAALRETGGSVAAAMEILGLPRRTLNEKMARLGIDRSRLDPSG
- a CDS encoding ATP-binding protein, with the translated sequence MSRLPMNVTARRGRILLFAAVGLAAAGLSLAVQGWVLRDNLAALEGQARERLTLAAASVEAAIGRFRYLPQVIGQTPQIRALYGAPPGPAAIDTANRHLQAISGAAGAAALYVLDRDGTAIAASNWDTPGSFIGHGYAYRPYYREAIETGEGSFYGIGATTGQPGYFLASRIDAPGPGGRPAPVGIAVVKVDLTGLEREWAGADATLGIADADGILFLAARPGWRYRPLFALDGRAQASILAERRYAGLPSVTRPIFRSRTEADDQGRSVRLLDPGAGGDLLLFTLPLPDHGWSLIAVADPGPARTNALVAAAAAGLAVIVVVLAAVLWRARRRARIAERRSKDELERRVAERTEALTAANRRLEDEIEERRRAEAELHRTRDDLVQAAKLAALGQAFAGLAHEINQPLAALKTYLASTRLLSGRGETAKVAANIDVMAEAVDRVAGLTGQLKRLARRDGHDSVPVDLAAVLDGVLRLLAYRLADLGIAVERTGDGPAVVMGEAGRLDQVVMNLVSNAIDAVRGRETRRIRAVVETGGGTARLTVEDSGPGIDPAIRDRLFEPFVTTKEAGDGLGLGLATVYRIVRDHGGGISHRPSDLGGTAFVVTLPLAEAKTVAE